ATAAATATCAGGATCATGGCAGATTTGACTAACGCCCAGAAGAAGGAATGGGCAAAAACCCTATACCTCCGTGAGAACCTCACCCAGCAGGAGATAGCCGACCGGGTAGGGTGCTCCCGCGTGACCGTGTCGAACTGGATGCGGGCCGGTAAATGGGAGGAGCAGAAAGTGGGTATCACCCTGACCAGGCAGGAGCAGGTCGGCAACCTGTACCGTCAGGTGGCGGAGATAAACCGGGCTATCGCCGGACGACCCGAGGGTGATCGGTTCGCAACTTCAAAGGAGGCCGACATCCTCGGCAAACTCGCGGCGGCCATCTCAAAGATGGAACAGGAAACAGGCATAGCCGACATTATCAGTGTGCTGACCGGCCTTATCGAATGGCTGCGCCCCCATGACATCGAAAAGGCGAAGGAGATAACACGTATTGCAGACGCCTACATAAAAGACAAATTATGAAACATGCTGACAGGATCGCTCTTCAGGACTGGGAAAAGTTCAAGGAGGACATAGCGCGCTCGACTCCGGTTGACAGGACCATGACACATGCCGAGCGGGAGAAGCATCGCA
The nucleotide sequence above comes from Duncaniella freteri. Encoded proteins:
- a CDS encoding helix-turn-helix domain-containing protein; translated protein: MADLTNAQKKEWAKTLYLRENLTQQEIADRVGCSRVTVSNWMRAGKWEEQKVGITLTRQEQVGNLYRQVAEINRAIAGRPEGDRFATSKEADILGKLAAAISKMEQETGIADIISVLTGLIEWLRPHDIEKAKEITRIADAYIKDKL